The Saccharomonospora cyanea NA-134 genome includes a region encoding these proteins:
- the ggh gene encoding glucosylglycerate hydrolase, whose product MTTTAETGPTGLSDTTLAARAAAVLRDNDTGALVTASPKLYPHMWSWDAAFIAIGLAYLDVGRALTELDTLLSAQWSDGMLPHIVFTDADGYFPGPDRWGTDAAPQRPSRVRTSGICQPPVHAIALRRIVSIARRTSRAEAELAESFTARAWSALYRWHGWIARHRVAEPCGLVTIVHGWESGMDNSPRWDAPYARVRPGPDLPPYVRLDTLGVDDPGERPGDDEYDRYLWLIEQLRRVRYEPTRVLAASDFRVGDVFSTALFAIACDDLAGLAEELALPVSAEVAELRSWAQRSRQAVADAADPVTGLAFDRDLRSGEVLRTTTVAAFAPLLCSALPESLEARLLADLVGPGWAGHPGLVAAVPPSVSPDEAGFDPRRYWRGPQWPVVVWLFSFALQRNGHTSLARRWRAEGLRLVSDGAFGEYYEPFTGEPLGSTQQSWTAAVTLDWLCGW is encoded by the coding sequence GTGACCACGACCGCTGAAACCGGTCCCACGGGACTGTCGGACACCACCCTGGCCGCCCGCGCGGCAGCCGTGCTGCGCGACAACGACACCGGCGCCCTCGTCACCGCCTCCCCCAAGCTGTACCCGCACATGTGGAGCTGGGACGCCGCGTTCATCGCCATCGGCCTGGCCTACCTCGACGTCGGCAGAGCCCTGACCGAACTCGACACGCTGCTGTCGGCGCAGTGGTCCGACGGAATGCTGCCCCACATCGTCTTCACCGACGCGGACGGCTACTTCCCCGGTCCGGACCGCTGGGGTACCGATGCCGCACCGCAGCGTCCGTCACGGGTGCGCACCTCGGGGATCTGTCAGCCGCCGGTGCACGCGATCGCGCTCCGCAGGATCGTCTCCATCGCCCGTCGGACGTCGAGGGCCGAAGCCGAACTCGCCGAGAGCTTCACCGCGCGTGCCTGGTCGGCGCTGTACCGGTGGCACGGCTGGATCGCGCGGCACCGGGTCGCGGAACCGTGCGGGCTGGTCACCATCGTGCACGGCTGGGAGTCCGGAATGGACAACTCACCGCGTTGGGACGCCCCCTACGCGCGGGTCCGTCCGGGGCCGGACCTTCCCCCGTACGTGCGCCTGGACACCCTGGGCGTGGACGACCCAGGGGAACGTCCCGGCGACGACGAGTACGACCGCTATCTCTGGCTCATCGAACAGCTGCGCCGTGTTCGCTACGAGCCCACGCGGGTGCTCGCGGCCTCGGACTTCCGTGTGGGGGACGTGTTCAGCACCGCGTTGTTCGCGATCGCGTGCGACGATCTCGCCGGACTCGCCGAGGAGCTCGCACTGCCGGTGTCCGCCGAGGTGGCCGAACTGCGCTCCTGGGCGCAGCGCTCCCGGCAGGCCGTGGCCGACGCCGCCGACCCGGTCACCGGACTGGCCTTCGACCGTGATCTGCGCTCCGGTGAGGTTCTCCGAACCACCACCGTGGCCGCCTTCGCGCCGCTGCTGTGCTCGGCGTTGCCGGAGTCGCTGGAGGCACGGTTGCTCGCCGACCTCGTCGGGCCGGGCTGGGCCGGACATCCGGGTCTCGTCGCCGCCGTGCCGCCCTCGGTGTCACCCGACGAAGCCGGATTCGACCCCCGCCGGTACTGGCGTGGCCCACAGTGGCCGGTGGTGGTGTGGTTGTTCAGCTTCGCGCTCCAGCGCAACGGCCACACCTCGCTCGCACGACGCTGGCGGGCCGAGGGGCTGCGGCTGGTGTCCGACGGGGCGTTCGGGGAGTACTACGAGCCCTTCACCGGTGAACCGCTGGGCAGCACACAGCAGTCGTGGACGGCTGCCGTGACACTGGACTGGCTCTGCGGTTGGTGA
- a CDS encoding Abi-alpha family protein, with translation MAARATRTSYELARLLPGAEDGQDPRSRPEPPTAGGPDPLRTRMAGLLAESAELSRDDATFRLYETILRSLVPDEARLLAALADGTPFPALDVAERTLLGGTGRIVLRNASTVGRSAGVTLADHVPVYVTRLVELGLADLGPEDSAFDTQYEVLVADEVVVEAARTARRPTFVRHTVRLSPFGTRLWRACDPAGE, from the coding sequence ATGGCCGCCCGCGCCACTCGCACGAGTTACGAGCTGGCGAGGCTGCTACCCGGCGCCGAGGACGGCCAGGACCCGCGTTCCCGTCCCGAGCCGCCCACCGCCGGTGGTCCGGACCCGTTGCGCACGCGGATGGCCGGGCTGCTCGCCGAATCGGCCGAGCTCAGCCGCGACGATGCCACCTTCCGGCTCTATGAAACGATCCTGCGTTCGCTCGTGCCCGACGAGGCCCGGCTCCTCGCCGCCCTTGCCGACGGCACGCCGTTTCCCGCCCTCGACGTCGCCGAGCGCACGCTTCTCGGCGGCACGGGCCGGATCGTGTTGCGCAACGCCTCCACCGTGGGCAGGTCAGCGGGTGTCACGTTGGCCGACCACGTTCCCGTCTACGTCACCAGGCTCGTCGAACTCGGTCTTGCCGACCTCGGGCCGGAGGACAGCGCGTTCGACACGCAGTACGAGGTGCTCGTGGCCGACGAGGTCGTCGTCGAGGCTGCGCGGACGGCGAGGAGACCGACGTTCGTGCGGCACACGGTGAGGCTCTCCCCCTTCGGGACGCGGCTGTGGCGGGCCTGCGATCCGGCGGGCGAGTGA
- a CDS encoding alpha/beta hydrolase yields MSELTFDHEFVEGSPSAPVLLLLHGTGGSPADILSLGKELCPASPMLAPAGPVSEHGAARWFRRHAEGVFDTEDVVLRAGQLADFVTEARERYELGGRRLVVAGFSNGANIAAAAVLLRPDVLTEAVLFAAMLPVPEPPRHDLSGTRVLMANGRRDPMAPLVPAQELAAALRERGCDVTEHWHSGGHQITVDGIAAAKEWLAA; encoded by the coding sequence ATGAGCGAGTTGACGTTCGACCACGAGTTCGTCGAGGGCAGTCCCTCGGCTCCCGTGCTGTTGTTGCTGCACGGAACGGGCGGAAGTCCCGCCGACATCCTGTCGCTGGGCAAGGAGCTGTGTCCGGCCTCGCCGATGCTCGCCCCCGCGGGTCCGGTGTCCGAGCACGGAGCGGCCCGGTGGTTTCGCAGGCACGCGGAGGGTGTCTTCGACACCGAGGACGTCGTGTTACGGGCGGGCCAGCTGGCCGATTTCGTGACCGAGGCGCGTGAGCGCTACGAGCTCGGTGGCCGGCGGCTGGTGGTGGCGGGCTTCTCCAACGGGGCGAACATCGCGGCGGCCGCGGTGTTGCTGCGGCCCGACGTACTCACCGAAGCGGTGTTGTTCGCGGCGATGCTGCCGGTGCCGGAACCACCGCGCCACGACCTGTCGGGCACGCGGGTGCTCATGGCGAACGGGCGGCGTGACCCGATGGCCCCCCTCGTACCTGCTCAGGAGCTCGCGGCCGCGTTGCGGGAACGGGGCTGTGACGTCACCGAGCACTGGCACAGCGGGGGACACCAGATCACCGTGGACGGGATCGCTGCTGCAAAGGAGTGGTTGGCGGCCTGA
- a CDS encoding ring-cleaving dioxygenase → MPFRTSGLHHVTAIGGDPQRNADFYLRTLGLRLVKTTVNFDDPGTYHLYYGDESGRPGTLLTFFPWRDAPRGRIGTGQATTVSFSVPEHSVGWWQRHLEAAGVATSQVINRDDEDALLFRDPDGLQLALVAHPQGDPRDPWDTPAVPAEHAIRGLHSVTLSVNREDATAGMLTEGLGLSFSNEERNRFRFVAGEGGPGATVDVLVTPEAPRGLVAAGTVHHVAWRAPDEDTQSAWREELIERGVGVTSIMDRQYFRSIYFREPGGTLLEIATDQPGFAVDEPLLELGRALKLPPWLEPDRQQIEATLPKLDLPSENNPVSA, encoded by the coding sequence ATGCCGTTTCGGACCAGCGGACTGCACCATGTCACCGCGATAGGTGGCGACCCCCAGCGCAACGCCGACTTCTACCTGCGCACGCTCGGGCTCCGGCTCGTGAAGACCACCGTGAACTTCGACGACCCGGGCACCTACCACCTCTACTACGGTGACGAGTCCGGCAGGCCCGGCACACTCCTGACGTTCTTCCCCTGGCGTGACGCGCCGCGCGGGCGTATCGGCACCGGCCAGGCCACCACGGTGTCGTTCTCGGTGCCGGAACACTCCGTCGGCTGGTGGCAGCGGCACCTGGAGGCCGCCGGCGTGGCGACGAGCCAGGTGATCAACCGGGACGACGAGGACGCTCTGTTGTTTCGCGACCCGGACGGTCTGCAGCTCGCGCTCGTGGCTCACCCGCAGGGCGACCCTCGCGATCCGTGGGACACCCCTGCGGTCCCCGCCGAACACGCGATCCGGGGGCTGCACTCGGTCACGTTGTCGGTGAACCGGGAGGACGCGACGGCGGGCATGCTCACCGAGGGGCTCGGGCTGAGCTTCTCGAACGAGGAGCGCAACCGGTTCCGCTTCGTCGCGGGTGAGGGCGGTCCCGGAGCCACCGTGGACGTCCTCGTGACTCCGGAGGCCCCGCGAGGCCTGGTGGCGGCGGGGACCGTGCACCACGTGGCCTGGCGGGCCCCCGACGAGGACACCCAGTCCGCGTGGCGGGAAGAACTGATCGAGCGTGGCGTGGGTGTCACCTCGATCATGGACCGCCAGTACTTCCGCTCGATCTACTTCCGTGAGCCCGGCGGCACCCTGCTGGAGATCGCCACGGACCAGCCGGGCTTCGCTGTCGACGAGCCGCTGCTCGAACTGGGCAGGGCGTTGAAGCTGCCGCCGTGGCTGGAACCCGACCGGCAGCAGATCGAGGCCACGCTGCCGAAGCTCGACCTGCCCAGTGAGAACAATCCGGTGAGCGCATGA
- a CDS encoding MarR family winged helix-turn-helix transcriptional regulator — protein MPPSPDDDELVNWWGLVSEGYLATQSRLMNEVAERFGLAPASFDVLLRLARSPEHRLPMTRLARDAALSSGGFTKVADRLCATGLIRRAPSSEDRRVTYACLTEHGADVARQARTACAEALRRLVLHPLGHDASKALAEAMRTLRDNAKE, from the coding sequence ATGCCCCCCTCACCCGACGACGACGAACTGGTGAACTGGTGGGGTCTCGTGAGCGAGGGCTACCTCGCCACCCAGAGCCGACTCATGAACGAGGTCGCCGAGCGGTTCGGCCTCGCTCCCGCCTCCTTCGACGTGCTGCTCCGGTTGGCGCGCTCCCCCGAACATCGCCTGCCGATGACACGGCTGGCCCGGGATGCGGCACTGTCCAGCGGGGGGTTCACCAAGGTCGCCGACCGGCTGTGCGCGACCGGCCTGATCCGCCGAGCGCCCAGCAGCGAAGACAGGCGGGTCACGTACGCCTGCCTGACCGAGCACGGCGCCGACGTGGCCCGGCAGGCCCGCACAGCTTGCGCCGAGGCGCTTCGCCGCCTGGTGCTCCACCCTCTGGGCCACGACGCGTCGAAGGCCCTCGCCGAGGCCATGCGCACGCTGCGGGACAACGCGAAAGAGTGA
- a CDS encoding metal-dependent hydrolase, whose protein sequence is MMGRTHALTGWCAGLAAAPVVGITTLSQALVFAATTAGYALLPDLDHPGARASKLLGPVTKSLSWLLRNASAALYKVTKGPRDERKKGSHRHLSHTLLFALLLGGAAAWGTVAGGPWVVVGVVVFGLLLAEDALGDWLLPVACGAIVWWVVENSPDALAQLDSVAGLLGIAVALGCFTHCLGDALTESGCPFLFPIPIAGETWYELRPPKQLRFRTGTKVETAFLFPVFAVLGVLLIPGVWPALLGFFDDVLNQSHT, encoded by the coding sequence ATGATGGGTCGCACCCATGCGTTGACCGGCTGGTGCGCCGGCCTGGCGGCAGCGCCCGTGGTGGGTATCACCACGCTTTCGCAGGCGCTCGTGTTCGCCGCGACGACCGCGGGCTACGCGCTGTTGCCCGACCTGGATCATCCGGGTGCACGGGCGTCGAAACTTCTGGGGCCGGTGACCAAGAGCCTGTCGTGGCTGCTGCGCAACGCCTCGGCAGCGCTCTACAAGGTGACGAAGGGGCCGAGGGACGAACGGAAGAAGGGCAGTCACCGGCACCTTTCGCACACGTTGCTGTTCGCGTTGCTGCTCGGAGGTGCCGCGGCGTGGGGAACCGTGGCGGGGGGACCGTGGGTCGTCGTCGGCGTCGTGGTGTTCGGGCTGCTACTCGCCGAGGACGCCCTCGGCGACTGGCTGCTGCCTGTGGCCTGCGGGGCCATCGTGTGGTGGGTGGTGGAGAACAGCCCGGACGCGCTGGCGCAACTCGACTCGGTGGCCGGCCTGCTCGGCATCGCGGTGGCGCTCGGCTGCTTCACGCACTGTCTCGGCGACGCGCTCACCGAATCGGGGTGTCCTTTCCTGTTCCCCATTCCGATCGCCGGTGAGACGTGGTACGAACTGCGCCCGCCGAAACAGCTCCGGTTCCGCACCGGCACCAAGGTCGAAACGGCGTTCCTCTTCCCCGTTTTCGCGGTCCTCGGAGTGCTGCTCATCCCCGGCGTCTGGCCAGCGCTGCTCGGTTTCTTCGACGACGTGCTCAACCAGTCGCACACGTGA
- a CDS encoding S8 family serine peptidase, with protein sequence MRRIGVATAVSAVAVLGLGVPQASGQQQEPPPQSEPGEELDREDQVLLEKAEKAGKSTVTLLVAAERGRTNAAKGELSSLGGKVTDTDAKLDYLKVTVPIEQAEQAQKLHSVKAVDVDGLIARDEPEPLGATDPIPQPAPDAETPKQNPYLPTQDTKAAQFTKLFPRWDGRGTTIAILDSGVDLDHPALAKTSTGERKIVDWYTANSPDSGDGTWVALSSQTYSGAFTAEGREWTAPEGEHTFGVFSETAGDLGSGASELGGDVNRDSDRDDSWGVLFDTESKQVRVDLDGDGDFTDEKPMRDYAVNHDVGFFGKDDPDTGVVDRMAFVVQTDQPGYVNIGLSAGAHGSHVAGIAAGNDLFGGKMDGAAPGAKLMSVKACLSTPSCTSSGLVDGVIYAATHGADVVNISIGGLPALNDGNNARAELYNRIIDTYDVQLFISAGNSGAGANSVGDPSVATDALSVGSYITDDTWLANYGSESASEESLHPFSSRGPREDGGFKPNLIAPGAAVATTPRWQPGGPVPGTYELPPGYSMLNGTSMAAPQATGSGALLVSAYKSLYGKRPDPSVLRSAMTSTARFVDGIPAYAQGAGLIDTVRALDVLRSREHADVTTSVEVNTVLSHQLSTPDTGVGIHDREGVKVGENYTRTYTLTRTSGSKHLVTYRVSWVGNDGTFSSKKTVKLPLNKPVTFDVKVKPSKPGAHSALLRLDDRRTVGYDVQTMNVVFAPLEFAERDGFTTEASGTVGRNQVSKVFVDVPEGTASLKVDMAAGGGEGKGQVRFVRYDPTGIPLDSTSSLSCYNPDAGGGCPGGTATSRTVADPMPGVWEIVVESRRTSDATTSPWSLSMSVQGASVEPNPDVVPEATLGEAVAREYTVTNTLGAFTGALTGTPLDSARKDRPSIGEGEQQSYDVTVPEGATSLTATIGSVSDGGADLDLFVYDCTSGTCRLADYTADGDSEESVTVANPAAGTWRVEIDAYAVPAGTTEYDYLDSYAVDGLGSVNVTDEAAERATGSTWTVPATVTATGDPGEGRVLRGVLTVRTTDDLRVGSAEVIVESVKG encoded by the coding sequence ATGAGACGGATCGGCGTCGCCACAGCGGTGAGCGCCGTCGCGGTGCTGGGCCTGGGCGTGCCCCAGGCTTCAGGTCAGCAGCAGGAACCGCCGCCGCAGTCGGAGCCCGGTGAGGAGCTCGACCGCGAGGACCAGGTCCTGCTGGAGAAGGCAGAGAAGGCGGGCAAGTCCACCGTCACACTGCTGGTCGCGGCCGAGCGCGGGCGGACGAACGCCGCCAAGGGCGAGCTGTCCTCACTGGGCGGCAAGGTCACCGACACCGACGCGAAGCTCGACTACCTGAAGGTCACGGTTCCCATCGAACAGGCCGAACAGGCCCAGAAACTGCACTCGGTGAAGGCCGTCGACGTCGACGGGCTCATCGCCAGGGACGAGCCCGAGCCCCTGGGCGCGACCGACCCGATCCCGCAGCCCGCTCCGGACGCCGAGACTCCCAAGCAGAACCCGTACCTGCCGACGCAGGACACCAAGGCCGCCCAGTTCACGAAGCTGTTCCCGCGGTGGGACGGGCGCGGCACCACGATCGCGATCCTCGACAGCGGTGTCGACCTCGACCATCCCGCTCTGGCGAAGACCAGCACGGGCGAGCGCAAGATCGTCGACTGGTACACGGCCAACTCCCCCGACTCCGGTGACGGCACGTGGGTGGCGCTGTCGAGTCAGACCTATTCCGGCGCGTTCACCGCGGAAGGCCGGGAGTGGACCGCCCCCGAGGGTGAGCACACGTTCGGCGTGTTCTCCGAGACCGCGGGCGACCTCGGCTCCGGTGCCAGCGAGCTGGGTGGCGACGTCAACCGGGACAGCGACCGCGACGACAGCTGGGGTGTGCTGTTCGACACCGAGTCGAAGCAGGTGCGTGTCGACCTCGACGGTGACGGCGACTTCACCGACGAGAAGCCCATGCGCGACTACGCGGTCAACCACGACGTCGGTTTCTTCGGTAAGGACGACCCGGACACGGGCGTCGTCGACCGCATGGCGTTCGTCGTGCAGACCGACCAGCCCGGCTACGTCAACATCGGCCTCTCCGCGGGCGCACACGGCTCGCACGTCGCGGGCATCGCCGCCGGTAACGACCTGTTCGGCGGCAAGATGGACGGTGCGGCACCCGGCGCGAAGCTGATGTCGGTGAAGGCGTGCCTGTCCACCCCGTCGTGCACGTCGAGCGGGCTCGTGGACGGCGTCATCTACGCCGCCACCCACGGCGCCGACGTCGTCAACATCTCCATCGGCGGCCTGCCCGCCCTCAACGACGGCAACAACGCACGCGCCGAGCTGTACAACCGCATCATCGACACCTACGACGTCCAGCTGTTCATCTCGGCTGGCAACAGCGGTGCGGGCGCCAACTCCGTCGGCGACCCCTCGGTGGCCACCGACGCGCTGAGCGTCGGCTCCTACATCACCGACGACACCTGGCTCGCCAACTACGGCTCCGAATCCGCGAGCGAGGAGAGCCTCCACCCGTTCTCGTCGCGGGGTCCGCGTGAGGACGGCGGCTTCAAGCCGAACCTCATCGCGCCGGGCGCCGCCGTCGCCACCACGCCGAGGTGGCAGCCGGGCGGCCCGGTGCCGGGCACCTACGAGCTGCCCCCGGGGTACAGCATGCTGAACGGCACCTCGATGGCCGCTCCGCAGGCCACCGGCTCCGGCGCTCTGCTGGTGAGCGCGTACAAGTCGCTGTACGGCAAGCGTCCCGACCCCTCGGTGCTGCGTTCGGCGATGACCTCGACCGCCCGCTTCGTGGACGGCATCCCGGCCTACGCCCAGGGCGCGGGTCTGATCGACACGGTCAGGGCCCTCGACGTGCTCCGCAGCAGGGAACACGCCGACGTCACCACGTCGGTCGAGGTGAACACGGTGCTGTCGCACCAGCTTTCCACCCCTGACACCGGTGTCGGTATCCACGACCGGGAAGGGGTGAAGGTCGGCGAGAACTACACCCGCACCTACACCCTCACGCGGACCAGCGGCTCGAAGCACCTGGTGACCTACCGCGTCAGCTGGGTCGGCAACGACGGCACGTTCTCCTCGAAGAAGACCGTGAAGCTGCCCCTGAACAAGCCGGTGACCTTCGACGTGAAGGTCAAGCCGTCGAAGCCCGGTGCGCACTCGGCACTGCTGCGCCTCGACGACCGCCGCACCGTGGGCTACGACGTGCAGACCATGAACGTCGTGTTCGCGCCGCTCGAGTTCGCCGAGCGGGACGGCTTCACGACCGAGGCGTCCGGCACCGTCGGCCGTAACCAGGTGTCGAAGGTGTTCGTCGACGTGCCCGAGGGCACGGCGTCGCTGAAGGTCGACATGGCCGCGGGCGGCGGCGAGGGCAAGGGGCAGGTGCGGTTCGTCCGCTACGACCCGACCGGCATTCCCCTCGACTCCACCTCGTCACTGTCCTGCTACAACCCCGACGCGGGCGGCGGCTGCCCCGGTGGCACGGCCACCAGCCGCACCGTGGCCGACCCGATGCCCGGCGTGTGGGAGATCGTGGTCGAGTCGCGCCGCACCTCCGACGCGACCACCTCGCCGTGGTCGCTGTCGATGTCGGTGCAGGGTGCCTCCGTCGAACCGAACCCGGATGTGGTGCCGGAAGCCACGCTGGGTGAGGCCGTGGCTCGTGAGTACACGGTGACGAACACGCTGGGCGCCTTCACCGGCGCGCTGACCGGCACGCCTCTCGACAGCGCCCGCAAGGACCGCCCGAGCATCGGCGAGGGCGAGCAGCAGTCGTACGACGTCACGGTGCCCGAGGGCGCCACGTCGCTGACCGCCACCATCGGCTCGGTGTCCGACGGCGGCGCGGACCTCGACCTGTTCGTCTACGACTGCACGTCCGGCACCTGCCGGCTGGCCGACTACACCGCCGACGGCGACTCCGAGGAGTCGGTGACGGTGGCGAACCCGGCCGCGGGCACCTGGCGGGTCGAAATCGACGCCTACGCCGTTCCGGCGGGCACGACCGAGTACGACTACCTCGACAGCTACGCGGTCGACGGCCTCGGCAGCGTCAATGTCACCGACGAGGCCGCTGAGCGGGCCACCGGCAGCACGTGGACCGTGCCGGCCACGGTGACCGCCACGGGCGACCCCGGCGAAGGCCGGGTGCTGCGGGGCGTACTGACCGTGCGCACCACCGACGACCTGCGCGTCGGCAGCGCCGAGGTGATCGTCGAGTCGGTCAAGGGCTGA
- the ligD gene encoding non-homologous end-joining DNA ligase — protein MAPRLDRYRAKRRRGRTPEPLPDDAEPARGEGERFVVHEHHARRLHWDVRLERDGVLVSFAVPKGLPEQPGTVRLAVHTEDHPLEYATFSGEIPKGEYGAGRMTIWDQGSYETVKWSDREVSVVLHGERVRGRYVFFHSRGDGDDRNWNVIRSDPPDDPEWTPLPPLMKPMLAVAGTLPAPEEDAEYGYEFKWDGVRALARVEGGRATLFSRRGDDISSVYPELRGLGEQLGSIQAWLDGEIVALRDGRPSFAELQSRIHANQQRARTLSRQHPVTYLVFDLLHLEGHSCLTLPYRQRRQLLDKLDIEGEHWQVSPSFPGSGSDVAEAAAEQELEGVIAKRLDSPYQPGERSDAWVKISDLLTAEVVIGGWRPGEGRRSGTFGSLMLGLPDGEGLRYVGQVGTGFDEDTLRSLAARLRRLERRTSPFTTPLPRHRATGARWVSPKLVGEVVFKAWTTEGRLRFPSWRGLRPDRDPEELGR, from the coding sequence ATGGCTCCTCGACTCGATCGGTACCGGGCGAAGCGGAGGCGGGGTCGCACCCCCGAGCCGCTGCCCGACGACGCGGAACCCGCTCGGGGCGAGGGCGAACGATTCGTCGTCCACGAGCACCACGCCCGCAGGCTGCACTGGGACGTGCGGCTGGAACGCGACGGTGTGCTCGTCTCCTTCGCCGTACCGAAGGGCCTGCCGGAGCAGCCCGGCACCGTGCGCCTCGCCGTCCATACCGAGGACCATCCACTCGAGTACGCCACGTTCTCCGGCGAGATCCCCAAGGGCGAGTACGGCGCGGGGCGCATGACCATCTGGGACCAGGGCAGCTACGAGACCGTCAAATGGAGCGACCGCGAGGTGTCGGTGGTGCTCCACGGCGAACGCGTGCGCGGACGGTACGTGTTCTTCCACTCCCGTGGCGACGGCGACGACAGGAACTGGAACGTCATCCGCTCCGACCCGCCGGACGATCCGGAATGGACTCCGTTGCCGCCGCTCATGAAGCCGATGCTCGCCGTCGCCGGCACCCTGCCCGCCCCGGAGGAGGACGCCGAGTACGGCTACGAGTTCAAGTGGGACGGCGTACGCGCGCTGGCCAGGGTCGAAGGGGGCAGGGCGACGTTGTTCTCCCGGCGCGGCGACGACATCAGCTCCGTCTACCCCGAGCTGCGCGGACTCGGCGAGCAGCTCGGCAGCATCCAGGCCTGGCTGGACGGTGAGATCGTGGCCCTGCGGGACGGCCGCCCCAGCTTCGCCGAGTTGCAGAGCCGGATACACGCGAACCAGCAGCGGGCACGCACGCTGTCGAGGCAGCACCCGGTCACCTACCTGGTGTTCGACCTGCTCCACCTCGAAGGCCACTCGTGCCTCACCCTGCCCTACCGGCAACGTCGGCAACTGCTGGACAAACTCGACATCGAAGGCGAGCACTGGCAGGTGTCGCCCAGCTTCCCCGGGAGTGGGAGCGACGTGGCGGAGGCCGCGGCCGAGCAGGAACTGGAGGGTGTGATCGCCAAGCGGCTCGACTCGCCGTACCAGCCCGGGGAACGCAGCGACGCCTGGGTGAAGATCAGTGATCTGCTGACGGCGGAGGTGGTGATCGGCGGGTGGCGCCCCGGCGAGGGACGGCGGTCCGGCACCTTCGGCTCGCTCATGCTCGGTCTCCCGGACGGCGAGGGACTGCGCTACGTCGGACAGGTGGGCACGGGCTTCGACGAGGACACCCTGCGCTCGCTGGCGGCCCGCCTGCGGCGGTTGGAGCGCCGTACCTCGCCGTTCACCACGCCCCTGCCCCGCCACCGGGCCACGGGAGCCCGCTGGGTGAGCCCGAAGCTCGTGGGCGAGGTGGTGTTCAAGGCGTGGACCACCGAAGGCAGGCTGCGCTTTCCCTCCTGGCGTGGGCTTCGACCGGATCGCGACCCCGAGGAGTTGGGCCGATGA
- the ligD gene encoding non-homologous end-joining DNA ligase: MTDTGQLVDVEGRRLRMSHLDKVFYPDSAFTKGQVIDYYVRVAPVLLPHVKDRPLTLKRYPNGVEGKSFFEKNVSGHAPDWVRTVCIETPGSSRGAESADFALVQDLPTLVWAAHLASIELHVPQWTVGPRGAKRKPDLLVFDLDPGAPATIVECCEVALWLRDELAGDGLTAYPKTSGSKGLQLYVPVRTRSTERTSDYAKRLAGKLEREHRGLVVSRMAKNLRGGKVLIDWSQNNPKKTTVAPYSLRARPSPTVSTPVTWDEVERCAEPSDLVFVADEVLDRVDDLGDLFAPLLAKDRPLL; the protein is encoded by the coding sequence ATGACCGACACCGGGCAACTCGTCGACGTCGAGGGCCGCCGCCTCCGGATGTCCCATCTGGACAAGGTTTTCTACCCGGATTCGGCCTTCACGAAGGGCCAGGTCATCGACTACTACGTCCGCGTGGCACCCGTGCTGCTGCCGCACGTGAAGGACCGGCCGCTGACGTTGAAGCGCTACCCCAACGGCGTGGAAGGCAAGTCGTTCTTCGAGAAGAACGTCTCCGGGCACGCGCCCGACTGGGTGCGCACCGTGTGCATCGAGACGCCGGGAAGCTCGCGTGGCGCGGAGAGCGCCGACTTCGCGCTCGTGCAGGATCTCCCCACGCTGGTGTGGGCGGCACACCTGGCGAGCATCGAGCTCCATGTTCCGCAGTGGACTGTCGGCCCGCGGGGTGCCAAGCGCAAGCCGGACCTGCTCGTGTTCGACCTCGATCCGGGCGCACCGGCCACGATCGTCGAGTGCTGTGAGGTGGCGTTGTGGTTACGCGACGAACTCGCCGGCGACGGGCTGACCGCGTACCCGAAGACGAGCGGGTCGAAGGGGCTGCAGCTCTACGTGCCCGTCCGGACGCGCTCCACCGAGCGCACGAGTGACTACGCCAAGCGACTGGCCGGAAAGCTGGAACGGGAACACCGGGGGCTCGTGGTCTCCCGCATGGCGAAGAACCTGCGCGGCGGCAAGGTGCTCATCGACTGGAGCCAGAACAACCCGAAGAAGACCACGGTAGCCCCGTACTCCCTGCGCGCGAGGCCGTCACCCACCGTCTCGACCCCGGTGACGTGGGACGAGGTGGAACGGTGTGCCGAGCCCTCCGACCTCGTGTTCGTGGCCGACGAGGTGCTGGACCGCGTCGACGACCTCGGCGACCTGTTCGCCCCACTGCTGGCGAAGGACCGCCCGTTGCTGTAA